From a region of the Halanaerobium hydrogeniformans genome:
- a CDS encoding ABC transporter permease: MFVYILKRMLWLIPVLIGVSLILFGIMELVPGDPATIMLGTNVTPAAVEALNEKFGFNEAFHVRYFLMLRNFLTGELNSIYYNDQVISIIGRRLTATIELGLLSLVIAVMVAIPTGVIAAVKKNSVFDFVSMLFATIGISVPAFFTGIIFIYLFSVRFRIFPSSGYGGPFYTLNGMRHLILPALALSTVMIASTSRLTRSSMLDVMKEDYLLTARSKGLKEKAIILKHAFRNALIPVLTNIGNQLAMMFGGAILIESVFAWPGVGRLAVRAVEYRDQPLVFGSILILSTLFVISNLVIDLLYVLINPRISYD, translated from the coding sequence TTGTTTGTTTATATATTAAAACGTATGCTCTGGTTGATACCAGTTTTAATAGGGGTTTCATTAATTCTTTTTGGGATTATGGAGCTTGTCCCTGGTGATCCTGCTACAATTATGCTTGGTACTAATGTTACACCTGCGGCAGTTGAAGCATTAAATGAAAAATTTGGATTTAATGAAGCTTTTCATGTCCGCTATTTTTTAATGTTAAGAAATTTTTTGACAGGTGAGTTGAATTCTATTTATTATAATGATCAGGTTATAAGCATTATTGGAAGAAGGCTGACTGCAACTATTGAGTTAGGTTTATTATCTTTAGTTATTGCTGTAATGGTTGCAATTCCAACCGGAGTTATTGCTGCTGTAAAGAAAAATTCTGTTTTTGATTTTGTGAGTATGCTTTTTGCTACAATAGGTATTTCGGTGCCTGCTTTTTTTACTGGAATTATTTTTATATATCTTTTTTCTGTTCGTTTTAGAATTTTCCCTTCCTCAGGTTATGGAGGTCCCTTTTATACTTTAAATGGGATGAGACATTTAATTTTGCCTGCTTTAGCTTTAAGTACAGTTATGATTGCCAGCACAAGCAGATTAACAAGATCATCAATGCTAGATGTTATGAAAGAAGATTATCTGTTAACTGCACGGTCTAAAGGTCTTAAAGAAAAAGCTATAATTTTAAAACATGCTTTTCGTAATGCATTAATTCCTGTTTTAACTAATATAGGAAATCAACTGGCAATGATGTTTGGAGGAGCAATTTTAATAGAATCTGTTTTTGCCTGGCCCGGGGTTGGTCGTTTAGCAGTTAGGGCAGTTGAGTATAGGGATCAACCACTGGTATTTGGTTCTATATTAATATTATCTACTTTATTTGTAATAAGCAATCTTGTTATCGATTTACTTTATGTTCTTATTAATCCAAGAATAAGCTATGATTAG